In Clostridium swellfunianum, a genomic segment contains:
- a CDS encoding Dabb family protein produces MFTHIVFFKLADPTQENAEKAKNILLAMEGQIPQLKYLEVGVDLLHTQRSYDVALITRFDSKEEMDAYQVHPFHVEHVLANLKPMLQGSAAVDY; encoded by the coding sequence ATGTTTACACACATAGTATTCTTTAAACTAGCAGACCCTACGCAAGAAAATGCTGAGAAAGCAAAAAATATACTTCTAGCTATGGAAGGACAAATACCTCAATTAAAATATCTTGAGGTTGGAGTGGACCTTTTACATACACAAAGATCCTATGATGTAGCCTTAATCACAAGGTTTGACAGCAAGGAAGAAATGGATGCCTATCAAGTACATCCTTTCCATGTTGAGCATGTGCTGGCTAACTTAAAGCCAATGCTTCAGGGCTCAGCGGCTGTAGATTATTAA